Proteins co-encoded in one Arachis hypogaea cultivar Tifrunner chromosome 11, arahy.Tifrunner.gnm2.J5K5, whole genome shotgun sequence genomic window:
- the LOC112721141 gene encoding uncharacterized protein gives MAKDCPRGRNQNAGRNQHQGRVFVVNASDAAKADPLMRGNCLFGEKILVVLYDTGATHSFIAFDEVEEQRMKMSKLAFDLHVHTPYQMVATRSGCRNVFFKIEDREFVHDLIYLPMVGLEMILEFDWSSKNRVLLDCFERSIRFMPEGK, from the coding sequence ATGGCAAAGGACTGTCCTCGTGGAAGAAACCAGAATGCGGGACGAAATCAACACCAAGGCCGAGTGTTTGTTGTGAATGCCAGTGATGCTGCTAAGGCGGATCCTTTGATGAGAGGTAACTGTTTATTTGGTGAGAAAATATTGGTTGTATTGTATGATACTGGAGCCACACATTCGTTTATTGCATTTGATGAAGTTGAAGAACAAAGGATGAAAATGTCAAAATTAGCTTTCGATTTGCATGTGCATACCCCGTATCAGATGGTTGCAACTAGATCAGGTTGTAGGAATGTATTTTTCAAGATTGAGGATAGAGAATTTGTTCATGATTTAATCTATTTGCCAATGGTTGGGTTGGAGATGATTTTGGAGTTTGATTGGTCGTCCAAGAATCGGgtattgttggattgctttgagcGATCTATTCGGTTTATGCCGGAAGGAAAATGA
- the LOC112720543 gene encoding probable receptor-like protein kinase At5g24010, whose amino-acid sequence MIVAEIVHHTHQFSMAIHHQFYTIQHSLPLLLLLVIQLSSLQFHSHGYDLQTKYFINCGSSSNASDTESGKTYVGDSGQVSFSKGSKTESNQSSALSSIYQTARIFPSQSFYEFQIDTAGTYIIRLHFLAFTSPSNLSSATFNVSVPNFMLLQNFTPKNYTKSPLVKEYYVKISLGKFRITFDPQRFSFAFVNAIEVFLLPPLLIAEKVSRFDPQPAIGQYSLSNYSGVLARALETKHRLNVGGTNITSSADLLWRTWSIDDTYLVNSQNAKNFTYNGSIKSKVNPDSDGPNANIYTAPLDYVYGTARWINVISENITWSLPVDKSVDHLIRLHFCDLLSMQAGLIIFGLYIYDLPALVIGNDTNVSSVLPAPFYYDLVVQSDNSGFFRITVKPNSSAFNHSAFLNGLEIMRMVDSSDLSYLQDHSNGKTNVLPVVLGSVLGGLVLVALVVVVLVWRLKTNKQKRVEGSDWLPIPAKAGGSSHSRTSRLTDGTIQGSPLRNINLGLKVPLQDLQLATKNFDEKQIIGKGGFGNVYKGVLKNGMKVAVKRSEPGSGQGLPEFQTEIMVLSKIRHRHLVSLIGYCDQRYEMILVYEYMDKGTLRDHLYNTKLPSLTWKQRLEICIGAARGLQYLHKGASGGIIHRDVKSTNILLDENLVAKVADFGLSRTGPLDQHSYVSTGVKGTFGYLDPEYFRSQQLTEKSDVYSFGVVLLEVLCARPAIEPSLPREQVNLAEWGILCKNKGILEDIIDPTIKGQLDQNSFRKFSETIEKCLQEDGSDRPTMGDVLWDLEYALQLQRGAIHREPHEDSSSSASASLQLPNVRRLPSLSTLSEVDDMSIAMGDRSDTADDSVFSQLKIDEAR is encoded by the coding sequence ATGATTGTAGCTGAAATTGTTCATCACACGCACCAATTTTCCATGGCAATTCATCATCAGTTTTACACAATTCAACACTCTCTGCCTTTACTGCTACTACTTGTTATTCAGCTCTCATCACTTCAGTTCCACTCCCATGGGTATGATCTCCAAACCAAGTACTTCATCAATTGCGGATCGAGCAGCAATGCTAGTGACACAGAGAGTGGGAAGACTTACGTTGGGGATTCAGGCCAGGTCAGTTTTAGCAAGGGAAGCAAAACAGAATCCAACCAATCGTCAGCTCTTTCATCTATCTACCAAACCGCAAGAATCTTCCCAAGTCAATCTTTCTATGAGTTCCAAATTGACACCGCTGGTACCTACATAATACGCCTTCATTTCCTTGCTTTCACTTCGCCTAGTAACCTCTCTTCTGCAACGTTCAATGTCTCGGTTCCTAATTTCATGCTGCTGCAAAACTTCACGCCCAAGAACTATACAAAATCTCCTCTTGTTAAAGAGTATTACGTGAAGATATCTCTTGGTAAATTCAGAATCACTTTCGACCCTCAACGTTTCTCGTTTGCCTTTGTGAATGCCATAGAAGTCTTCCTGCTCCCCCCATTATTAATAGCTGAAAAAGTCTCACGTTTTGATCCACAACCTGCCATTGGACAATATAGTTTGTCTAACTACAGTGGGGTACTCGCGCGAGCGTTGGAGACCAAACACAGGCTCAACGTTGGTGGCACTAATATCACAAGTAGCGCAGATCTCTTATGGAGAACCTGGTCTATTGATGATACTTACCTTGTTAATAGTCAAAATGCCAAAAATTTTACATATAATGGGAGCATTAAGTCCAAGGTAAATCCTGATTCTGATGGTCCAAATGCTAATATTTATACTGCGCCATTAGATTATGTTTACGGAACAGCTAGATGGATTAATGTTATCTCTGAAAATATAACCTGGAGTCTTCCTGTGGACAAGAGTGTAGACCACCTAATTCGGCTTCACTTCTGTGACCTTTTGTCTATGCAGGCAGGCCTTATCATATTTGGTCTGTACATTTATGACCTGCCTGCTTTGGTCATTGGTAACGACACAAATGTGTCTTCAGTATTGCCGGCGCCTTTTTATTATGATTTAGTGGTCCAGTCTGATAACTCTGGTTTTTTCCGGATCACTGTCAAGCCTAATAGTTCTGCTTTTAATCATAGTGCTTTTTTGAATGGTTTAGAAATAATGCGAATGGTTGATTCATCAGATTTGAGTTACTTGCAAGACCATTCCAATGGAAAGACTAATGTTCTTCCAGTGGTGCTGGGCTCAGTACTTGGAGGTTTGGTCCTGGTTGCATTGGTGGTGGTTGTGTTAGTTTGGCGTCTTAAGACCAACAAACAAAAGCGGGTGGAGGGTTCAGATTGGTTGCCAATTCCTGCCAAGGCAGGAGGAAGTTCTCACAGCAGAACAAGCCGGTTGACTGATGGAACCATTCAAGGCTCTCCGCTTCGCAACATTAATCTCGGACTGAAGGTTCCTCTGCAGGATCTTCAATTGGCAACCAAGAACTTCGATGAGAAGCAGATAATTGGCAAGGGCGGTTTTGGAAATGTCTACAAGGGAGTTCTCAAGAACGGCATGAAAGTAGCAGTTAAGAGGAGTGAGCCAGGGTCCGGTCAAGGCCTTCCGGAGTTCCAGACTGAGATCATGGTTTTGTCCAAAATTCGCCACAGGCACCTCGTTTCCTTGATCGGCTACTGCGATCAAAGGTACGAGATGATACTGGTTTATGAGTACATGGACAAAGGGACACTGAGGGACCATCTGTACAACACAAAACTGCCAAGCTTGACTTGGAAGCAAAGGCTTGAAATTTGCATTGGAGCCGCAAGAGGCCTTCAGTACCTTCACAAAGGCGCTTCCGGGGGAATCATTCACCGGGATGTTAAATCCACCAACATTCTCCTTGATGAGAATCTTGTGGCTAAAGTTGCTGATTTCGGCCTTTCGAGAACAGGTCCTCTTGACCAGCATTCCTATGTCAGCACAGGTGTTAAAGGAACTTTTGGTTATCTTGATCCGGAGTATTTCCGGTCGCAGCAGCTGACAGAAAAATCTGATGTCTATTCATTTGGTGTAGTTCTTCTGGAAGTGTTATGTGCCAGGCCGGCTATCGAACCTTCGCTCCCAAGGGAGCAAGTGAACTTGGCTGAGTGGGGAATCCTTTGCAAAAACAAAGGGATTCTAGAAGACATCATTGATCCCACCATCAAAGGCCAATTAGATCAAAACTCGTTCAGGAAGTTTAGCGAGACGATAGAGAAATGCTTGCAAGAAGATGGTTCTGATAGGCCAACCATGGGTGATGTGTTGTGGGACTTGGAGTATGCACTGCAGCTTCAGCGCGGCGCAATACACAGAGAGCCGCATGAGGATAGTTCTAGCAGTGCTTCTGCATCGCTTCAGTTGCCAAATGTTAGGCGTCTTCCTTCTCTGTCCACCTTGAGCGAAGTGGATGACATGTCCATTGCAATGGGTGATCGGTCTGATACTGCAGACGATTCGGTTTTTTCTCAGTTGAAAATCGATGAAGCTAGATAA